A stretch of Dietzia lutea DNA encodes these proteins:
- a CDS encoding aminotransferase class I/II-fold pyridoxal phosphate-dependent enzyme — MALSDLPADDLARLESRLAAEYDTLADKGLALDLTRGKPSPEQLDLSEGLLSLPGEGDHLAGKTDVRNYGGGAGLPELRSIIAELLGVETGRVIAQDNASLSIMYDLLVFSVLFGTPDSQRPWKDEPALRWLCPVPGYDRHFSITQALGIEMIPVPLGPTGPDMDEVERLVAADPSIKGIWCVPIFANPTGAVYDDHTVSRLARMATAAPDFRVVWDNAYVVHTLTEDFPKVPDVDALAAEAGHPNRFWQVCSTSKITFAGAGVSFLSSSSANLDWYLGHTSVRTIGPNKVNQLAHARFFGDAEGVRAHMLRHREVIAPKFEAATAALTRRLGEYDVARWTRPEGGYFIDLEVVDGTATETVRLAKEVGVALTPAGSAYPYGQDPDDRHIRLAPTLPPLAEVETAMDVVGLCALLAACRAALAG, encoded by the coding sequence GTGGCGCTGTCCGATCTCCCCGCCGACGATCTCGCTCGCCTCGAGTCGCGACTGGCCGCCGAGTACGACACGCTCGCGGACAAGGGTCTCGCCCTGGACCTCACCCGCGGGAAGCCCTCGCCCGAGCAGCTCGACCTCTCGGAGGGCCTGCTGTCCCTGCCCGGGGAGGGGGACCACCTGGCCGGGAAGACCGACGTGCGTAACTACGGCGGCGGTGCCGGACTCCCCGAGCTGCGGTCGATCATCGCGGAGCTGCTGGGCGTCGAGACGGGCCGGGTGATCGCCCAGGACAACGCCAGCCTGTCGATCATGTACGACCTGCTCGTGTTCTCCGTGCTGTTCGGCACGCCCGACTCGCAGCGGCCCTGGAAGGACGAGCCCGCCCTGCGCTGGCTGTGCCCGGTGCCCGGGTACGACCGCCACTTCTCCATCACGCAGGCCCTCGGCATCGAGATGATCCCCGTGCCGCTCGGACCCACCGGTCCGGACATGGACGAGGTCGAGCGCCTCGTGGCCGCCGACCCGTCCATCAAGGGCATCTGGTGCGTCCCGATCTTCGCCAACCCCACCGGCGCGGTCTACGACGACCACACCGTCTCCCGCCTGGCGCGCATGGCCACCGCCGCCCCCGACTTCCGCGTGGTGTGGGACAACGCCTACGTCGTCCACACGCTCACCGAGGACTTCCCCAAGGTGCCGGACGTGGACGCCCTGGCCGCCGAGGCCGGGCACCCCAACCGCTTCTGGCAGGTCTGCTCGACCTCCAAGATCACCTTCGCCGGCGCGGGCGTGTCGTTCCTGTCGTCGTCCTCGGCGAACCTGGACTGGTACCTCGGCCACACCTCCGTGCGCACGATCGGCCCGAACAAGGTCAACCAGCTCGCGCACGCGCGGTTCTTCGGCGACGCCGAGGGGGTGCGCGCCCACATGCTCCGCCACCGCGAGGTGATCGCGCCGAAGTTCGAGGCCGCGACCGCCGCGCTGACCCGCCGTCTCGGCGAGTACGACGTCGCCCGCTGGACCCGGCCCGAGGGTGGGTACTTCATCGACCTCGAGGTGGTCGACGGGACCGCGACCGAGACCGTGCGCCTGGCCAAGGAAGTCGGGGTCGCGCTGACCCCCGCCGGCTCGGCCTACCCCTACGGGCAGGATCCCGACGACCGGCACATCCGCCTGGCGCCCACCCTCCCGCCGCTCGCCGAGGTCGAGACCGCCATGGACGTGGTGGGTCTGTGCGCGCTGCTCGCGGCGTGCCGCGCGGCGCTCGCCGGCTGA
- a CDS encoding NuoB/complex I 20 kDa subunit family protein produces the protein MGLEEKLPAGFLLTTVEQLAGYMRKGSLWPATFGLACCAIEMMATSGGRYDLARFGTEIFRASPRQADLMIVAGRVSQKMAPVLRQVYDQMAEPKWVLSMGVCASSGGMFNNYAIVQGVDHIVPVDIYLPGCPPRPEMLMHAVITLHDKIQNMPLGANRAEAIRAAERAALDERPLIPVEGMFR, from the coding sequence ATGGGACTCGAGGAGAAACTGCCGGCCGGCTTCCTGCTGACCACGGTCGAGCAGCTCGCGGGGTACATGCGCAAGGGTTCGCTGTGGCCGGCGACGTTCGGCCTGGCGTGCTGCGCGATCGAGATGATGGCCACGAGCGGCGGGCGCTACGACCTGGCCCGGTTCGGCACGGAGATCTTCCGCGCCTCGCCGCGGCAGGCGGATCTCATGATCGTCGCGGGCCGCGTCAGCCAGAAGATGGCCCCGGTGCTGCGGCAGGTCTACGACCAGATGGCCGAGCCCAAGTGGGTGCTCTCGATGGGCGTGTGCGCGTCGTCGGGCGGGATGTTCAATAACTACGCGATCGTCCAGGGCGTCGACCACATCGTGCCCGTCGACATCTACCTGCCCGGATGCCCGCCGAGGCCGGAGATGCTCATGCACGCGGTCATCACGCTGCACGACAAGATCCAGAACATGCCGTTGGGTGCCAACCGGGCGGAGGCGATCCGGGCCGCCGAGCGGGCCGCGCTCGACGAGCGTCCGCTCATCCCGGTCGAGGGGATGTTCCGATGA
- the nuoE gene encoding NADH-quinone oxidoreductase subunit NuoE, which produces MSSTERTDSPPPANRGEAVFLQFGQQPDEPGAIVRPDARRTYPDDVLERLRADADLIVARYPQARSALLPLLHLVQAEDGHLTPAGIEFCALVVDLSPAEVMAVATFYSMYRRTPTGDYLVGVCTNTLCAVMGGDEIYADLRDHLGLDGPGTTDDGRITLERIECNAACDYAPVVMINWEFFDDQTPDSARRVVDDLRAGRPVTPTRGAPLCTFRETARILAGFPDPRPGANDGAPGEATLAGLRVARSRDMRAAEPPAAASASAPAPDSSTAPDEES; this is translated from the coding sequence ATGAGCAGCACGGAACGAACCGACAGCCCGCCGCCGGCGAATCGGGGCGAGGCGGTGTTCCTGCAGTTCGGCCAGCAGCCCGACGAGCCGGGCGCGATCGTGCGGCCCGACGCCCGGAGGACCTACCCCGACGACGTCCTGGAGCGACTGCGGGCCGACGCCGACCTGATCGTCGCCCGCTACCCGCAGGCCCGCTCGGCACTGCTCCCGCTGCTCCACCTGGTCCAGGCCGAGGACGGTCACCTCACGCCCGCCGGCATCGAGTTCTGCGCTCTCGTCGTCGACCTGTCCCCCGCCGAGGTCATGGCCGTGGCCACCTTCTACTCGATGTACCGGCGCACGCCGACCGGCGACTACCTGGTCGGGGTGTGCACCAACACCCTGTGCGCGGTGATGGGCGGCGACGAGATCTACGCCGACCTGCGCGATCACCTGGGGCTCGACGGGCCCGGCACCACCGACGACGGACGCATCACGCTCGAGCGCATCGAGTGCAACGCGGCCTGCGACTACGCGCCCGTCGTGATGATCAACTGGGAGTTCTTCGACGACCAGACCCCCGACTCCGCGCGGCGGGTGGTCGACGACCTGCGCGCGGGCCGGCCCGTCACCCCGACCCGCGGCGCCCCGCTGTGCACGTTCCGCGAGACCGCCCGGATCCTCGCCGGCTTCCCCGACCCCCGCCCCGGCGCCAATGACGGTGCCCCCGGCGAGGCGACGCTCGCCGGGCTGCGCGTCGCCCGCTCACGCGACATGCGCGCGGCCGAGCCGCCCGCCGCCGCCTCGGCGTCCGCGCCAGCCCCGGACTCTTCGACCGCTCCGGACGAGGAGTCCTGA
- a CDS encoding NADH-quinone oxidoreductase subunit G, which yields MTSATSGAPRDARGPAQDPAHDRADSERADDLVTLTVDGREVSVPPDTLIIRAAERIGVQIPRFCDHPLLDPAGACRQCIVEVEGAPKPVTSCTTPVTQDMAVRTQFTSPVADKAQRGVMELLLINHPLDCPVCDKGGECPLQNQALMSGHGRSRFTEVKRTFPKPIAISSQVLLDRERCVMCARCTRFSEQIAGDPFIDLFERGAQQQVGVYGDEPFESYFSGNTMQICPVGALTGAQYRFRARPFDLVSSPAVCEHCASGCGQRTDHRRGKVLRRLAGDDPQVNEEWNCDKGRWAFTYATQRDRITTPMVRGEGGGLVPVPWSTALRVAAERLAAARGRTGVLTGGRLTAEDAYAYAKFARTVLGTNDVDFRARHHSEEEAAFLAERVVRRGPGDSAVTYSDLETAPAVLLVGFDPEEESPIVFLRLRRAARDHGLKVFSIAPFASPAVRKTRAALLPTVPGDEPAVLEALAGGSRDEAADPTSGALPTLLREPGAVILVGERLGAIPGGLSAAAELADATGARLAWIPRRAGERGALETGCLPGLLPGGSPVTDDAARRALADLWRCDELPTAPGRSTTEQLAAAASGELAALLVGGVEAADLPDPRAALDAIDAAGFVVSLEMRRSEITDRADVVLPVAPVAEKAGMFVNWEGRTRPFAAALTGTDSMPDHRVLNALAEETGAWFGLPDVETVRREMQAVGETLVPQTPPQTQPHAEMASRPRPRTHPSPQPHAGMASRTPRSARETPSGGAATEGTAAEGTAAAAGRAPEPGVGQAVLATWRMLLDAGRMQDGEPHLAGTARRPVARLSPTTARDLGAGEGDPVTVSTDRGAIALPLAITEMPDRVVWVPQNSPGSAVNATLGAAAGDLVSIAAGGTAAGNTAAGEVSP from the coding sequence ATGACCTCGGCCACGTCAGGAGCCCCCCGCGACGCCCGCGGCCCGGCTCAGGACCCCGCCCACGACCGTGCCGATTCCGAGCGCGCGGACGACCTCGTCACCCTCACCGTCGACGGCCGCGAGGTCTCGGTGCCGCCGGACACGCTCATCATCCGCGCCGCCGAACGGATCGGCGTGCAGATCCCGCGCTTCTGCGATCACCCGCTGCTCGACCCGGCCGGCGCGTGCCGTCAGTGCATCGTCGAGGTCGAGGGCGCGCCCAAGCCGGTCACCTCGTGCACGACGCCGGTCACCCAGGACATGGCCGTGCGCACGCAGTTCACCTCGCCGGTCGCCGACAAGGCGCAGCGCGGCGTCATGGAGCTACTGCTCATCAACCACCCGCTCGACTGCCCGGTCTGCGACAAGGGCGGCGAGTGTCCGCTGCAGAACCAGGCCCTGATGAGCGGGCACGGCCGCTCTCGGTTCACCGAGGTCAAGCGCACGTTCCCCAAGCCGATCGCCATCTCCTCGCAGGTCCTGCTCGACCGCGAGCGCTGCGTCATGTGCGCCCGCTGCACGCGGTTCTCCGAGCAGATCGCCGGCGACCCGTTCATCGACCTGTTCGAGCGCGGCGCCCAGCAGCAGGTCGGCGTGTACGGCGACGAGCCGTTCGAGTCGTACTTCTCCGGCAACACCATGCAGATCTGTCCGGTCGGCGCGCTGACCGGGGCGCAGTACCGCTTCCGGGCGCGCCCGTTCGACCTCGTGTCCAGCCCCGCGGTGTGCGAGCACTGCGCGAGCGGTTGCGGTCAGCGCACCGACCACCGACGCGGAAAGGTCCTGCGGCGCCTCGCCGGCGACGACCCGCAGGTCAACGAGGAGTGGAACTGCGACAAGGGCCGCTGGGCGTTCACCTACGCCACCCAGCGGGACCGCATCACCACGCCGATGGTGCGCGGCGAGGGCGGTGGGCTCGTCCCCGTTCCGTGGTCCACCGCGCTGCGGGTGGCCGCGGAGCGGTTGGCGGCCGCGCGTGGGCGCACCGGGGTGCTCACCGGTGGGCGCCTGACCGCCGAGGACGCATATGCCTACGCCAAGTTCGCGCGCACGGTGCTGGGCACGAACGACGTCGACTTCCGCGCCCGCCACCACTCCGAGGAGGAGGCCGCGTTCCTCGCCGAACGGGTCGTGCGCCGTGGCCCGGGCGACTCCGCCGTCACCTACTCCGACCTCGAGACCGCGCCGGCGGTGCTGCTCGTGGGATTCGACCCGGAGGAGGAGTCGCCCATCGTCTTCCTCCGCCTGCGCCGGGCCGCCCGCGATCACGGGCTGAAGGTGTTCTCGATCGCGCCGTTCGCCTCGCCCGCCGTCCGCAAGACCCGCGCCGCACTGCTGCCGACCGTGCCCGGCGACGAGCCGGCGGTGCTGGAAGCCCTGGCCGGTGGATCGCGGGACGAGGCCGCCGATCCGACCTCCGGCGCCCTGCCCACCCTGCTGCGCGAGCCCGGGGCGGTGATCCTCGTGGGCGAACGCCTCGGCGCGATCCCCGGAGGTCTGTCGGCCGCCGCGGAACTCGCCGACGCCACCGGGGCGCGCCTGGCCTGGATCCCGCGGCGTGCGGGTGAGCGCGGGGCACTCGAGACCGGATGCCTTCCGGGGCTGCTGCCCGGCGGCTCGCCCGTTACCGACGACGCAGCCCGCCGCGCTCTCGCCGACCTCTGGCGCTGCGACGAACTGCCGACCGCCCCCGGCCGCTCCACCACTGAACAGCTGGCCGCGGCCGCCTCCGGGGAGCTCGCCGCCCTGCTCGTCGGCGGGGTCGAGGCCGCGGACCTGCCCGATCCGCGGGCGGCGCTCGACGCGATCGACGCTGCCGGCTTCGTCGTGAGTCTCGAGATGCGCCGCAGCGAGATCACCGACCGCGCCGACGTCGTCCTGCCCGTCGCGCCCGTCGCCGAGAAGGCCGGGATGTTCGTGAACTGGGAGGGTCGGACCCGCCCCTTCGCCGCGGCCCTGACCGGCACCGACTCGATGCCCGACCACCGCGTCCTCAACGCGCTGGCGGAGGAGACCGGGGCGTGGTTCGGGCTGCCGGACGTCGAGACCGTCCGCCGTGAGATGCAGGCCGTGGGTGAGACCCTCGTCCCGCAGACGCCGCCACAGACCCAGCCGCACGCCGAGATGGCGTCTCGCCCCCGCCCGCGTACGCATCCCAGCCCACAGCCGCACGCCGGGATGGCGTCTCGCACCCCCCGAAGTGCGCGCGAGACGCCATCGGGAGGAGCGGCTACAGAGGGAACGGCTGCAGAGGGAACGGCTGCGGCGGCGGGGCGGGCGCCCGAACCCGGCGTGGGGCAGGCCGTCCTGGCGACCTGGCGGATGCTGCTCGACGCCGGCCGCATGCAGGACGGGGAGCCGCACCTGGCCGGCACGGCCCGCCGCCCGGTCGCCCGGTTGTCGCCGACGACCGCCCGCGACCTCGGCGCGGGCGAGGGCGACCCGGTGACCGTCTCCACCGACCGCGGGGCGATCGCCCTGCCACTGGCGATCACCGAGATGCCCGACCGCGTGGTGTGGGTGCCGCAGAACTCACCGGGCTCGGCCGTCAACGCCACCCTCGGCGCGGCTGCAGGTGACCTCGTGTCCATCGCCGCCGGGGGGACCGCCGCCGGGAACACCGCCGCCGGGGAGGTGTCGCCATGA
- a CDS encoding NADH-quinone oxidoreductase subunit A gives MNEYVPILVLGALAVAFAVFSSVVSSVAGPRRFNRAKLEAYECGIQPTPQPVGGGRFPVKFYLTAMLFIIFGIEILFLYPWAVHFDQLGVFGLAAMALFVVNVSVAYAYEWRRGGLSWD, from the coding sequence ATGAACGAGTACGTGCCCATCCTGGTCCTGGGGGCCCTGGCCGTCGCCTTCGCCGTCTTCTCCTCGGTGGTGTCCTCGGTGGCGGGGCCGAGACGCTTCAATCGCGCGAAGCTCGAGGCCTACGAGTGCGGCATCCAGCCCACGCCGCAGCCGGTCGGCGGCGGCCGCTTCCCGGTGAAGTTCTATCTCACGGCGATGCTGTTCATCATCTTCGGCATCGAGATCCTCTTCCTCTACCCGTGGGCCGTCCACTTCGACCAGCTGGGCGTGTTCGGCCTGGCCGCGATGGCCCTGTTCGTCGTCAACGTCTCCGTCGCCTACGCCTACGAGTGGCGGCGCGGCGGGCTGAGCTGGGACTGA
- a CDS encoding NADH-quinone oxidoreductase subunit C has product MTERTPGRADDGAPERTPDRSPAAPDRTDAAGRPVTADPRDAAGPDTVGVRHGMFGVRGSGDTSGFGGLVRPTVLPRSTPPPYGDDDEVVRALTAALRRRGGASFAEAVEKVVVHCGQLTLHVAREHLPAVALALRDDPDLRFEMSLGASGVHYPDATARELHVVYPLQSITHNRRVMLETWAPDADPHVPTLTRVYPTTDWHERETYDFFGVIFDGHPSLTRIEMPDDWEGHPQRKDYPLGGIAVQYKGATIPPPDQRRAYS; this is encoded by the coding sequence ATGACCGAGCGCACCCCCGGCCGTGCCGACGACGGCGCCCCCGAGCGCACCCCGGACCGCTCCCCCGCCGCGCCCGACCGCACGGACGCCGCCGGCCGACCGGTCACCGCCGACCCCCGCGACGCCGCGGGCCCCGACACCGTGGGCGTCCGGCACGGCATGTTCGGCGTGCGGGGCTCCGGGGACACCTCCGGGTTCGGTGGCCTCGTGCGCCCGACGGTCCTGCCCCGCAGCACCCCACCGCCGTACGGGGACGACGACGAGGTCGTCCGCGCGCTCACCGCGGCCCTGCGGCGGCGGGGCGGGGCGAGCTTCGCCGAGGCGGTCGAGAAGGTCGTGGTCCACTGCGGGCAACTCACCCTGCACGTGGCGCGGGAGCATCTACCGGCGGTGGCGCTGGCCCTGAGGGACGATCCCGACCTGCGCTTCGAGATGTCGCTGGGCGCGAGCGGGGTGCACTATCCGGACGCCACCGCCCGTGAGCTGCACGTGGTGTACCCGCTGCAGTCGATCACCCACAACCGCCGGGTGATGCTGGAGACGTGGGCACCGGACGCGGACCCGCACGTGCCGACGCTGACCCGCGTCTATCCCACGACGGACTGGCACGAGAGGGAGACGTACGACTTCTTCGGCGTGATCTTCGACGGGCACCCGTCGCTGACCCGGATCGAGATGCCGGACGACTGGGAGGGCCACCCGCAGCGCAAGGACTACCCGCTCGGCGGGATCGCGGTGCAGTACAAGGGCGCGACCATCCCGCCGCCGGACCAGCGCAGGGCGTACTCGTGA
- the nuoF gene encoding NADH-quinone oxidoreductase subunit NuoF translates to MPLAPYLSRYWDAPESWMLDTYLDHGGYVGLRNALAAGPDEVISTVLDSGLRGRGGAGFPTGRKWGFIPQDTSADAADPSAAARPHYLVVNADESEPGTCKDMPLMLATPHVLIEGVIIAAYAIRASHAFIYLRGEVVPVLRRLQTAVAEAYEAGYLGRDILGSGFDLELVVHAGAGAYICGEETALLDSLEGRRGQPRLRPPFPAVAGLYACPTVVNNVESLASVPSILQHGPEWFRSMGSEKSPGFTLYSLSGHVTRPGQYEAPLGVTLRELLELAGGIREGHTLKFWTPGGSSTPLLTDAQLDMPLDYEGCAAEGTMLGTKALQIFDDTTCVVRAVLRWTEFYAHESCGKCTPCREGTFWLRQIMTRLEDGTATADDLDRLLDISDNIVGKSFCALGDAAAAPIVSSIRLFRDEYLAHSPDGCPFDHSRSTIFARTDRAGAGSRRPPVRPAGGPSSRSEEVAR, encoded by the coding sequence ATGCCGCTCGCGCCGTACCTCAGCCGCTACTGGGACGCCCCCGAGAGCTGGATGCTGGACACGTATCTGGACCACGGCGGCTACGTGGGCCTGCGCAACGCCCTCGCCGCCGGGCCCGACGAGGTGATCTCGACCGTGCTCGATTCCGGCCTGCGCGGCCGCGGCGGCGCGGGCTTCCCCACCGGGCGCAAGTGGGGGTTCATCCCGCAGGACACCAGCGCCGACGCCGCCGATCCATCCGCCGCGGCCAGGCCCCACTACCTCGTGGTGAACGCCGACGAGTCCGAGCCCGGCACGTGCAAGGACATGCCGCTCATGCTGGCCACGCCGCACGTGCTGATCGAGGGCGTCATCATCGCCGCCTACGCGATCCGCGCCTCGCACGCGTTCATCTACCTTCGCGGCGAGGTCGTGCCCGTCCTGCGGCGCCTGCAGACCGCGGTCGCCGAGGCGTACGAGGCCGGATACCTCGGCCGCGACATCCTCGGCAGCGGGTTCGACCTCGAGCTGGTCGTCCACGCCGGCGCCGGGGCGTACATCTGCGGCGAGGAGACCGCCCTGCTCGACTCCCTCGAGGGCCGCCGCGGCCAGCCCCGGCTGCGGCCGCCGTTCCCCGCCGTCGCCGGGCTCTACGCCTGTCCGACGGTGGTGAACAACGTCGAGTCCCTCGCGAGCGTGCCGTCGATCCTGCAGCACGGACCCGAGTGGTTCCGCTCGATGGGCTCGGAGAAATCGCCCGGGTTCACCCTCTACTCGCTGTCCGGGCACGTCACCCGGCCCGGCCAGTACGAGGCCCCGCTCGGGGTCACCCTGCGTGAGCTGCTCGAGCTCGCCGGCGGGATCCGCGAAGGCCACACGCTCAAGTTCTGGACCCCCGGCGGCTCGTCGACACCACTGCTCACCGACGCCCAGCTCGACATGCCACTGGACTACGAGGGCTGCGCGGCCGAGGGCACGATGCTCGGCACCAAGGCGCTGCAGATCTTCGACGACACGACCTGCGTGGTGCGGGCGGTGCTGCGGTGGACCGAGTTCTACGCCCACGAGTCGTGCGGCAAGTGCACGCCGTGCCGCGAGGGCACGTTCTGGCTGCGGCAGATCATGACCCGGCTCGAGGACGGCACCGCCACCGCCGACGACCTGGACCGGCTGCTCGACATCTCGGACAACATCGTCGGCAAGTCATTCTGCGCCCTCGGTGACGCCGCCGCGGCCCCGATCGTGTCGTCGATCCGGCTCTTCCGCGACGAGTACCTCGCCCACAGCCCGGACGGGTGCCCCTTCGACCACAGCCGCTCCACCATCTTCGCGCGGACCGACCGCGCGGGTGCCGGCTCCCGGCGTCCGCCCGTACGACCCGCCGGCGGACCCTCATCGCGATCCGAGGAGGTGGCCCGATGA
- the nuoD gene encoding NADH dehydrogenase (quinone) subunit D, with protein MTADRTRVPRAADSDTILTASGRDWDAISEAARNADDDRIVVNMGPQHPSTHGVLRLILEIEGETVTRASCGIGYLHTGIEKNLEYRYWTQGVTFVTRMDYLSPFFNEVAFCLGVEKLLGISEHVPERASVIRVMLMELNRIASHMVALATGALELGASTPMLFGFRERELVLDVFEVITGLRMNHAYIRPGGVVQDLPDEAVPKVRELLEVMPGRIREMELLLRENPIWRMRLQDVGYLDLTGCMALGVTGPVLRATGLPHDVRRSDPYCGYETYEFDVVTGSASDCYDRFVVRVDEMKESLKIVEQCLDRLEPGPVMVDDPKIAWPAQLKVGPDGLGNSAEHIRHIMDSSMEALIHHFKLVTEGFPVAPGQVYVPVESPRGELGVHMVSDGGTRPYRVHYRDPSFTNLQAVAAMCEGGMVADVIAAVASIDPVMGGVDR; from the coding sequence GTGACCGCCGACCGCACGCGCGTGCCACGGGCCGCCGACTCCGACACGATCCTCACCGCCTCCGGGCGGGACTGGGACGCGATCAGCGAGGCCGCGCGCAACGCCGACGACGACCGCATCGTGGTGAACATGGGCCCCCAGCACCCGTCCACGCACGGCGTGCTGAGGCTCATCCTCGAGATCGAGGGCGAGACCGTCACCAGGGCCAGCTGCGGGATCGGCTACCTGCACACGGGCATCGAGAAGAACCTCGAGTACCGCTACTGGACGCAGGGCGTGACGTTCGTGACGCGGATGGACTACCTCTCGCCGTTCTTCAACGAGGTCGCCTTCTGCCTGGGTGTGGAGAAGCTGCTGGGGATCAGCGAGCACGTGCCCGAGCGGGCGTCGGTCATCCGGGTGATGCTCATGGAGCTCAACCGCATCGCCTCCCACATGGTCGCGTTGGCCACCGGCGCACTCGAGCTGGGCGCGAGCACGCCGATGCTGTTCGGGTTCCGCGAGCGCGAGCTCGTGCTGGACGTCTTCGAGGTCATCACCGGGCTGCGGATGAACCACGCCTACATCCGCCCCGGCGGGGTGGTCCAGGACCTGCCCGACGAGGCCGTGCCCAAGGTGCGGGAGCTGCTCGAGGTGATGCCGGGGCGGATCCGCGAGATGGAGCTGCTGCTGCGCGAGAACCCCATCTGGCGGATGCGCCTGCAGGACGTGGGCTATCTCGACCTCACCGGCTGCATGGCGCTCGGCGTCACCGGCCCGGTCCTGCGGGCGACGGGCCTGCCGCACGACGTCCGCCGCTCCGATCCGTACTGCGGGTACGAGACCTACGAGTTCGACGTCGTCACCGGCTCGGCGAGCGACTGCTACGACCGGTTCGTCGTGCGGGTCGACGAGATGAAGGAGTCGCTGAAGATCGTCGAGCAGTGCCTGGACCGGCTCGAACCCGGCCCGGTGATGGTCGACGACCCCAAGATCGCCTGGCCCGCCCAGCTCAAGGTGGGCCCCGACGGCCTGGGCAATTCCGCCGAGCACATCCGCCACATCATGGACAGCTCCATGGAGGCGCTGATCCACCACTTCAAGCTGGTCACCGAGGGCTTCCCCGTGGCACCGGGCCAGGTGTACGTGCCAGTGGAGTCCCCGCGCGGCGAGCTGGGCGTGCACATGGTCTCCGACGGCGGGACCCGGCCGTACCGCGTGCACTACCGCGACCCGTCGTTCACCAACCTGCAGGCCGTGGCCGCGATGTGCGAGGGCGGGATGGTGGCCGACGTCATCGCCGCCGTGGCCAGCATCGACCCCGTGATGGGAGGTGTGGACCGATGA